A DNA window from Streptomyces sp. B21-083 contains the following coding sequences:
- a CDS encoding ABC transporter substrate-binding protein translates to MFNRNRGLRQLATAASISMVAGCGVFSSDSSNEGKPIVVGTTSEPSTLDPAASWDNSWELFRNVHQTLLNFDTGGTEPEPDAAKSCEFTDSSSTVYSCELREGLKFSDGHDLDARAVKYSIDRIRTINVNGGPAGLLTSLDRIELKGDRGIVFHLNQADATFPFVLSTPAMSIVDPEEYPAKSLRRDGKVDGSGPYTLESYNEGDKAVLVRNDRYKGIAAPRNDAVTIRYFQKSSEMADALRDKSIDVVYRGLSADDIVDIEDNEKAEGLQLVENATTEISYLVFNPKDPWSSKLSVRKAIAQLVDRPALAHNVYKDTVEPLYSMIPKGLIGHTTGFFDNFGNPSSSKARQILLEDGVTERVPLTLWYTSDRYGSQTKPAFEELKRQLEDSGLFTVTLKSRPWKTYVDGYQKGEYPVFGRGWFPDFPDADNFIAPFVGEQNALGTPYTSPEITGVLLPESRRESDRGAVGDEFKKAQQILLDDARLLPLWQGKQHVAASEEIGGAEVSIDPATMMVMWQLYWKTSW, encoded by the coding sequence GTGTTCAACCGGAACCGGGGCCTGCGGCAGTTGGCGACAGCCGCGTCCATATCCATGGTCGCCGGATGCGGAGTCTTCTCCTCCGATTCCTCCAACGAGGGCAAGCCGATCGTCGTGGGGACGACCAGCGAGCCCAGCACACTGGATCCGGCCGCCTCCTGGGACAACTCGTGGGAGCTGTTCCGCAACGTGCACCAGACGCTGCTCAACTTCGACACCGGCGGGACCGAGCCCGAGCCCGACGCCGCCAAGAGCTGCGAGTTCACCGACAGTTCGAGCACGGTGTACAGCTGTGAGCTGCGCGAGGGCCTGAAGTTCTCCGACGGACACGACCTGGACGCGCGGGCGGTCAAGTACTCCATCGACCGGATCAGGACGATCAACGTCAACGGCGGCCCGGCCGGTCTGCTGACCAGCCTCGACCGGATCGAGCTGAAGGGCGACCGCGGGATCGTCTTCCACCTGAACCAGGCCGACGCGACCTTCCCCTTCGTGCTCTCCACGCCCGCCATGTCGATCGTGGACCCCGAGGAGTACCCCGCGAAGTCCCTCCGCCGGGACGGCAAGGTCGACGGTTCAGGGCCCTACACCCTGGAGTCCTACAACGAGGGCGACAAGGCGGTACTCGTCAGGAACGACCGCTACAAGGGCATCGCGGCCCCCAGGAACGACGCCGTCACCATTCGCTACTTCCAGAAGTCGTCCGAGATGGCCGACGCCCTCCGGGACAAGTCGATCGACGTCGTCTACCGAGGTCTCAGCGCCGACGACATCGTCGACATCGAGGACAACGAGAAGGCGGAGGGCCTCCAGCTCGTCGAGAACGCCACCACCGAGATCAGTTACCTGGTGTTCAACCCCAAGGATCCCTGGTCCAGCAAGCTCTCGGTCCGTAAGGCGATCGCCCAGCTCGTCGACCGCCCGGCGCTCGCCCACAACGTCTACAAGGACACCGTCGAGCCGCTGTACTCCATGATCCCCAAGGGGCTGATCGGCCACACCACGGGCTTCTTCGACAACTTCGGGAATCCCAGTTCCTCCAAGGCCAGGCAGATCCTCCTGGAGGACGGCGTCACCGAGCGGGTGCCGCTCACCCTCTGGTACACGAGCGACCGCTACGGCTCCCAGACCAAGCCGGCCTTCGAGGAACTGAAGCGACAGCTGGAGGACTCCGGCCTGTTCACCGTGACGCTCAAGAGCCGCCCCTGGAAAACCTACGTGGACGGCTACCAGAAGGGCGAGTACCCGGTGTTCGGGCGCGGCTGGTTCCCCGACTTCCCCGACGCCGACAACTTCATCGCCCCGTTCGTGGGTGAGCAGAACGCCCTCGGTACGCCGTACACGTCCCCCGAGATCACCGGTGTCCTGCTGCCCGAGTCCCGCCGCGAGAGCGACCGCGGGGCCGTGGGCGACGAGTTCAAGAAGGCTCAGCAGATCCTCCTGGACGACGCCCGGCTGCTGCCGCTGTGGCAGGGCAAGCAGCATGTGGCGGCGAGCGAGGAGATCGGTGGCGCCGAGGTGTCCATCGACCCGGCGACGATGATGGTGATGTGGCAGCTGTACTGGAAGACCAGCTGGTAG
- a CDS encoding SDR family oxidoreductase — MTTVELSGKVALITGASRGIGYGIAEALLARGDRVCVTGRNEDALKEAVEALGADRVIGVAGKAHDEAHQAVAVERTLEAFGRVDFLVNNAGTNPVFGPIADLDLNVARKVFETNVVSALGFAQKTWHAWQKENGGAIVNITSVAGLSASPFIGAYGISKAAMDNLTLQLAHEYAPGVRVNSIAPAVVKTKFAQALYEGREEEAAAAYPLGRLGVPSDIGGAAAFLTSSQADWITGQTLVVDGGIFLKAGNG, encoded by the coding sequence ATGACCACAGTGGAACTCTCGGGCAAGGTCGCCCTCATCACGGGCGCCAGCCGGGGCATCGGCTACGGCATCGCGGAGGCGCTCCTCGCGCGCGGTGACCGGGTGTGCGTCACCGGACGCAACGAGGACGCGCTCAAGGAGGCCGTCGAGGCACTCGGTGCGGACCGGGTCATCGGCGTGGCGGGCAAGGCCCACGACGAGGCCCACCAGGCCGTCGCCGTCGAGCGCACCCTTGAGGCGTTCGGGCGCGTCGACTTCCTCGTCAACAACGCCGGTACGAACCCGGTGTTCGGGCCGATCGCCGACCTCGACCTCAACGTGGCGCGCAAGGTCTTCGAGACCAACGTCGTCTCGGCGCTCGGCTTCGCCCAGAAGACCTGGCACGCCTGGCAGAAGGAGAACGGCGGGGCGATCGTCAACATCACGTCCGTCGCGGGTCTCTCGGCCTCGCCGTTCATCGGCGCCTACGGCATCAGCAAGGCCGCGATGGACAACCTGACACTGCAGCTGGCGCACGAGTACGCGCCCGGGGTGCGGGTCAACTCGATCGCGCCGGCCGTCGTGAAGACGAAGTTCGCGCAGGCGCTCTACGAGGGCCGCGAAGAGGAGGCGGCCGCCGCCTACCCGCTCGGCCGGCTCGGCGTACCTTCCGACATCGGGGGTGCCGCCGCGTTCCTGACCTCGTCCCAGGCCGACTGGATCACCGGCCAGACGCTCGTGGTCGACGGAGGAATCTTCCTCAAGGCCGGCAACGGCTGA
- the fabG gene encoding 3-oxoacyl-ACP reductase FabG has product MSTTEQRVAVVTGGARGIGAATAVRLAAEGRAVAVIDLDEAACKDTVEKITAAGGKAIAVGCDVSDEAQVAAAVTRIAEELGGPTILVNNAGVLRDNLLFKMSVSDWDTVMNVHLRGAFLMSRACQKYMVDAKFGRIVNLSSSSAQGNRGQVNYSSAKAGLQGFTKTLALELGKFGVTANAVAPGFIATDMTAATAERVGMGFEDFKAAAATQIPVQRVGTPDDISNAIAFFTDEAAGFVSGQVLYVAGGPLD; this is encoded by the coding sequence ATGTCCACCACTGAGCAGCGGGTCGCCGTGGTCACCGGCGGTGCGCGCGGCATCGGCGCCGCGACCGCCGTACGACTGGCGGCGGAGGGCCGCGCCGTCGCGGTGATCGACCTCGACGAGGCCGCCTGCAAGGACACCGTCGAGAAGATCACCGCAGCCGGTGGCAAGGCGATCGCCGTCGGCTGCGACGTCTCTGACGAGGCGCAGGTCGCGGCCGCGGTCACGCGCATCGCCGAGGAACTGGGCGGACCCACGATCCTCGTCAACAACGCGGGCGTCCTGCGCGACAACCTGCTCTTCAAGATGAGCGTGTCCGACTGGGACACGGTCATGAACGTGCACCTGCGCGGAGCCTTCCTGATGTCGAGGGCGTGTCAGAAATACATGGTGGACGCCAAGTTCGGCCGGATCGTCAACCTGTCCTCCTCCTCCGCCCAGGGCAACCGGGGCCAGGTCAACTACTCGTCCGCCAAGGCCGGTCTCCAGGGCTTCACCAAGACCCTCGCCCTCGAACTCGGCAAGTTCGGCGTCACCGCGAACGCCGTCGCCCCCGGGTTCATCGCCACCGACATGACCGCCGCCACCGCCGAGCGCGTCGGCATGGGCTTCGAGGACTTCAAGGCCGCCGCCGCGACCCAGATCCCCGTGCAGCGCGTGGGCACTCCGGACGACATCTCCAACGCGATCGCCTTCTTCACGGACGAGGCCGCCGGATTCGTCTCCGGCCAGGTGCTGTACGTCGCCGGCGGACCGCTCGACTAG
- a CDS encoding DUF3037 domain-containing protein, with amino-acid sequence MSERDVFEYALLRVVPRIERGECFNVGVLVYCRARSFVAARTHLDEGKLRALDPEADVAGVRASLHAVEGVCAGGEAAGQAGLDDAGRRFRWLIAPRSTVVQPGPVHTGLTADPMAETERLLALLVR; translated from the coding sequence GTGAGCGAGCGGGACGTCTTCGAGTACGCGCTGCTGCGGGTCGTACCGCGGATCGAGCGCGGTGAGTGCTTCAACGTCGGCGTCCTGGTGTACTGCCGTGCCAGGTCCTTTGTCGCGGCGCGTACGCATCTGGACGAGGGCAAGCTGCGGGCGCTGGACCCCGAGGCCGACGTGGCCGGTGTGCGGGCGTCGCTGCATGCCGTGGAAGGGGTCTGCGCGGGAGGGGAAGCAGCGGGTCAGGCCGGGTTGGACGATGCCGGTCGGCGGTTTCGCTGGCTGATCGCGCCGCGCTCGACGGTGGTCCAGCCTGGGCCCGTGCACACGGGGCTCACGGCGGATCCGATGGCCGAGACGGAGCGACTGCTGGCTCTGCTGGTCAGGTAA
- a CDS encoding HipA family kinase, with product MLKEVTATRFITPLREGGSLPGLVEGDDLGTYVIKFTGAGQGRKTLVAEVVCGELARRLGLRVPGLVTVALDPVLGLGEPDQEVQGLLRSSGGTNLGMDFLSGALGFDPLAFEVSAEDAGRVVWFDALVNNVDRSWRNPNLLMWHGDLWLIDHGATMIWHHNWPGVQASAAKPYDVSEHALARFGPDIASAAAELAPLVTEELLAEVTAEIPDTWLADEPGFDSPDALRRAYAEPLLARAAVIHERLKGVTGFEGEK from the coding sequence ATGCTGAAAGAGGTCACCGCGACCCGCTTCATCACGCCCCTGCGGGAGGGCGGTTCACTGCCGGGACTCGTCGAGGGCGACGATCTCGGGACGTACGTCATCAAGTTCACCGGCGCGGGACAGGGTCGCAAGACACTCGTCGCCGAGGTCGTCTGTGGTGAGCTGGCCCGGCGGCTGGGGCTGCGGGTGCCCGGGCTGGTGACGGTCGCCCTCGACCCGGTGCTGGGCCTCGGCGAGCCCGACCAGGAGGTGCAGGGGCTCCTCAGGTCGAGCGGTGGCACCAACCTCGGCATGGACTTCCTGTCGGGGGCGCTCGGCTTCGACCCCCTCGCCTTCGAGGTGAGTGCCGAGGACGCCGGGCGGGTGGTGTGGTTCGACGCGCTCGTCAACAACGTCGACCGGTCCTGGCGCAACCCCAACCTGCTGATGTGGCACGGCGACCTGTGGCTCATCGACCACGGCGCCACGATGATCTGGCACCACAACTGGCCCGGCGTACAGGCGTCCGCCGCCAAGCCGTACGACGTCTCCGAGCACGCACTCGCCCGGTTCGGCCCGGACATCGCCTCGGCCGCCGCCGAACTGGCGCCGCTGGTCACCGAGGAGCTGCTCGCCGAGGTGACCGCGGAGATCCCCGACACGTGGCTCGCGGACGAACCCGGGTTCGACTCGCCGGACGCGCTCCGGCGGGCCTACGCGGAGCCGCTCCTCGCGCGCGCCGCCGTCATCCACGAGCGACTCAAGGGCGTTACGGGCTTCGAGGGGGAGAAGTGA
- a CDS encoding tautomerase family protein: MSIIRLTVPSGSLSEKGRETVQRDLAGALLRWEGAPDTPFFRAQLWSYLVELPAGAQTTAEDDAPRFLIDVTVPRGALSEDGKAGLVRDATTTVLSAAGLTEADASRVWVLAHEQPDGTWGAGGSVIRYADLVAIARGQRAED, encoded by the coding sequence ATGTCGATCATCCGGCTCACCGTCCCGTCAGGCTCCCTCAGTGAGAAGGGACGCGAGACCGTCCAACGGGACCTGGCCGGCGCCCTGCTGCGCTGGGAGGGAGCGCCGGACACGCCGTTCTTCCGGGCCCAGCTGTGGAGTTACCTCGTCGAACTGCCCGCAGGAGCGCAGACCACCGCCGAGGACGACGCACCCCGCTTCCTCATCGACGTGACGGTCCCTCGGGGCGCGCTCTCGGAGGACGGGAAGGCCGGCCTGGTCCGGGACGCCACGACGACCGTGCTCTCGGCTGCGGGGCTCACCGAGGCCGACGCGTCGCGGGTGTGGGTGCTGGCGCACGAGCAGCCCGACGGGACCTGGGGCGCGGGCGGGTCCGTCATCCGCTACGCCGACCTCGTAGCCATCGCCCGAGGGCAGCGCGCCGAGGACTGA
- a CDS encoding Rieske (2Fe-2S) protein produces MSSASLQPVSGPGRRTVMAAAGAAGLAVALTACGSEDDSSASATEQGAAAGTALAKTSDIPEGGGKIFKDQGVVVTQPTAGTYKAFSSKCTHAGCAVTGITNGVITCPCHNSEFSVADGSVKKGPATTALAAESITVSGDSITLA; encoded by the coding sequence ATGAGCAGCGCCTCGCTTCAGCCCGTATCGGGACCGGGTCGTCGTACGGTCATGGCGGCGGCCGGCGCGGCGGGGCTCGCCGTCGCGCTGACCGCGTGCGGGTCGGAGGACGACTCGTCGGCCTCCGCCACCGAGCAGGGCGCCGCCGCCGGCACCGCCCTCGCCAAGACCTCCGACATCCCGGAGGGTGGCGGCAAGATATTCAAGGACCAGGGTGTGGTGGTCACCCAGCCGACGGCGGGCACTTATAAGGCGTTCTCGTCGAAGTGCACGCACGCGGGCTGTGCGGTGACGGGCATCACCAACGGCGTCATCACCTGCCCGTGCCACAACAGCGAGTTCTCGGTCGCGGACGGCAGCGTGAAGAAGGGCCCGGCGACCACGGCGCTGGCCGCCGAGTCGATCACCGTGTCCGGGGACTCCATCACACTCGCCTGA
- a CDS encoding cysteine hydrolase: MPSYEQLSELLDPATTVLLTVECQQGVVGPDSALPELAGEARSSGALGQVARLVEAAHETGVQVIHAIAERRSDGRGANHNARLFRAAERLPVQQLSGTTAVRVAPPIEVADEDFVVRRLHGLSPIQGTDVDALLRNLGCRTLIVTGVSANVAIPNAVFDAVNRGYTVVVPRDAIAGVPSDYTPAMIRNTLALVATVATTDEVLACLKRPRRAGRG; this comes from the coding sequence ATGCCGTCGTACGAACAGCTCAGCGAACTCCTCGACCCCGCGACCACGGTCCTGCTCACCGTCGAGTGCCAGCAGGGCGTAGTCGGCCCGGACAGCGCCCTGCCCGAACTCGCCGGGGAGGCACGGTCGTCGGGGGCGCTCGGCCAGGTCGCCAGACTGGTCGAGGCCGCCCACGAGACCGGTGTCCAGGTCATCCACGCCATCGCCGAACGGCGTTCGGACGGCCGGGGCGCCAACCACAACGCCCGGCTGTTCCGCGCCGCCGAGCGGCTCCCCGTCCAGCAGCTCTCGGGCACCACCGCGGTACGCGTCGCACCGCCGATCGAGGTCGCCGACGAGGACTTCGTCGTACGGCGGCTGCATGGCCTGTCGCCGATCCAGGGCACCGACGTCGACGCCCTGCTACGCAACCTGGGCTGCCGCACGCTGATCGTGACCGGCGTCTCGGCCAACGTCGCGATTCCCAACGCCGTGTTCGACGCCGTGAACCGTGGATACACCGTCGTCGTGCCCAGGGACGCCATCGCGGGGGTGCCCTCCGACTACACCCCCGCGATGATCCGCAACACCCTCGCGCTGGTCGCCACGGTCGCGACCACCGACGAGGTGCTGGCCTGTCTCAAGCGGCCTCGCCGCGCCGGGCGAGGGTGA
- a CDS encoding pyridoxamine 5'-phosphate oxidase family protein, with the protein MTVAQRRGRKIMMTPGELDEFLTTQRTCRVATVSATGAPHVSTLWFAWDGISMWLYSVVRSKRWTDLSRNPKVAIVVDTGEEYDELRGVELSGTVEFVGESPRTGELRAELDVPETLFARKNFRLDEMPHDGRHAWIRLTPEKTISWDFSKLPPQ; encoded by the coding sequence ATGACCGTGGCTCAGCGCCGAGGCCGGAAGATCATGATGACGCCGGGCGAGCTGGACGAGTTCCTCACGACCCAGCGCACCTGCCGGGTCGCCACCGTGTCGGCCACCGGCGCGCCGCATGTGAGCACGCTGTGGTTCGCCTGGGACGGCATCTCGATGTGGCTGTACTCGGTGGTCCGCAGCAAGCGCTGGACCGACCTGTCCCGGAACCCGAAGGTCGCGATCGTCGTCGACACGGGCGAGGAGTACGACGAACTTCGCGGCGTCGAACTGTCCGGCACCGTCGAGTTCGTCGGCGAGTCGCCGCGCACCGGGGAACTGCGCGCCGAACTGGACGTCCCCGAAACGCTGTTCGCCCGCAAGAACTTCCGCCTGGACGAGATGCCCCACGACGGCAGACACGCGTGGATCCGCCTGACCCCGGAAAAAACGATCTCCTGGGACTTCAGCAAACTGCCCCCGCAGTAG
- a CDS encoding LysR family transcriptional regulator — translation MLNLERLRTLDALARHGSVSGAAEGLHVTTSAVSQQMSKLEREVGQQLLAKNGRGVRLTDAGRLLADHAARILSQVELAQSDLEAQRGQVVGELRLSAFPTAARGLFPAALAALRAEHPGLRLRSCELEPEAGVAGVVRGDLDLAVVLDWYNKPMPLPDGLVKAAILDDPADVAMPVGHPLAGRGEVDLEEFAEDEWITWGEGEFCHEWLMFTLRSKGVEPCIGHRAAETHTQLALVAAGLGVCIAPLLGRHPVPAGVVTVPLRQRVRRHVYVVWRADADRRPSIRAAVGALRGVGQAVGGVS, via the coding sequence ATGTTGAATCTGGAGCGCCTGCGTACCCTCGACGCCCTCGCCCGGCACGGCTCGGTCAGCGGGGCGGCCGAGGGGCTGCATGTGACGACGTCGGCCGTCTCGCAGCAGATGTCCAAGCTGGAGCGCGAAGTGGGGCAGCAGCTCCTGGCCAAGAACGGGCGGGGTGTGCGCCTCACCGACGCCGGGCGGCTGCTCGCGGACCACGCCGCGCGCATCCTCTCCCAGGTCGAGCTGGCCCAGTCGGACCTGGAGGCACAGCGTGGGCAGGTGGTGGGTGAGCTGCGGCTCTCGGCGTTCCCGACCGCCGCGCGCGGACTGTTCCCGGCCGCGCTCGCGGCCCTGCGCGCGGAGCACCCCGGGTTGCGGCTGCGCTCGTGCGAGCTGGAACCGGAGGCCGGGGTCGCCGGGGTGGTGCGCGGGGACCTCGACCTGGCGGTCGTGCTCGACTGGTACAACAAGCCGATGCCGCTGCCCGACGGTCTGGTGAAGGCGGCGATCCTCGACGACCCGGCGGACGTGGCGATGCCGGTGGGCCATCCGCTCGCCGGTCGCGGCGAGGTGGACCTGGAGGAGTTCGCCGAGGACGAGTGGATCACGTGGGGCGAGGGCGAGTTCTGCCACGAGTGGCTGATGTTCACGCTGCGGTCCAAGGGTGTCGAGCCGTGCATCGGGCACCGTGCGGCGGAGACGCATACGCAGCTGGCGCTGGTCGCGGCGGGGCTCGGGGTGTGCATCGCGCCGCTGCTGGGGCGTCATCCCGTGCCCGCGGGAGTGGTCACCGTTCCGCTGCGGCAGCGGGTGCGGCGGCATGTGTACGTGGTGTGGCGGGCGGATGCGGATCGACGGCCGTCGATCCGGGCGGCGGTGGGCGCGTTGCGGGGGGTGGGGCAGGCGGTGGGGGGTGTGTCGTAG
- a CDS encoding aminotransferase class I/II-fold pyridoxal phosphate-dependent enzyme produces the protein MLGEYPIKGRGAAEISASVEGAVGAGELEPGQLLPPMRELAERLGVNPNTVAAAYRTLRERGVIETHGRRGSRVRSKPATTGREYIRVEVPTGVRDVAHGNPDPALLPSLAAAFAAAGEQGDRAPVLYGDAIVEPELARIARADLDTDGVPDGPLAVTSSALDGIERVLAVHLKPGDTVAVEDPGWGGLLDLVPALGLRMVPVGVDDQGPIAEDVRRALAAGARALIVTDRAQNPTGAVVSATRARALRSVLREHPETLLVEDDHGYRIVDQPLHPLAGVTRHWAFVRSVAKAYGPDLRLAVLTGDPVTVDRVLGRQRLGPGWVSRLLQRAVVRLWADGALDARAVASAYGRRRDALIDALARRGVAAHGRSGLNVWIPVPDETGAVARLLHAGWAVAPGARFRMNAPSGIRVTVATLTPQETGPLADAIAEAVRPAQARTYV, from the coding sequence GTGCTAGGAGAATATCCGATCAAAGGTCGAGGTGCGGCAGAGATTTCCGCGAGCGTCGAAGGCGCGGTGGGTGCCGGCGAGCTGGAACCCGGGCAACTGCTGCCCCCCATGCGGGAGTTGGCGGAGCGGCTCGGCGTGAATCCGAACACCGTCGCCGCCGCCTATCGGACACTGCGTGAACGCGGGGTCATCGAGACCCATGGGCGGCGCGGCAGCCGGGTGCGCTCCAAACCGGCCACCACCGGGCGCGAGTACATCCGGGTGGAGGTGCCGACCGGTGTGCGGGACGTGGCGCACGGCAACCCCGATCCGGCGCTGCTGCCGTCACTGGCGGCGGCGTTCGCGGCGGCGGGTGAGCAGGGTGACCGGGCGCCGGTGCTCTACGGAGACGCCATCGTGGAGCCGGAGCTGGCCCGGATCGCCCGCGCCGACCTCGACACCGACGGCGTGCCGGACGGTCCCCTCGCCGTCACCTCCAGCGCGCTGGACGGCATCGAGCGCGTCCTCGCCGTACACCTCAAACCCGGTGACACGGTGGCCGTCGAGGATCCGGGGTGGGGCGGGCTGCTGGACCTCGTGCCAGCGCTCGGGCTGCGCATGGTCCCGGTGGGCGTCGACGACCAGGGCCCGATCGCCGAGGACGTACGGCGGGCGCTGGCGGCCGGGGCACGGGCGCTGATCGTCACCGACCGGGCGCAGAACCCGACCGGGGCCGTGGTGAGCGCCACGCGCGCGCGTGCCCTGCGTTCCGTGCTCCGGGAGCACCCGGAGACCCTGCTCGTCGAGGACGACCACGGCTACCGGATCGTCGACCAGCCCCTCCACCCGCTGGCCGGGGTCACCCGGCACTGGGCGTTCGTCCGCTCGGTCGCCAAGGCGTACGGCCCTGATCTGCGTCTCGCCGTGCTCACCGGGGACCCCGTCACCGTCGACCGGGTCCTGGGGCGGCAGCGACTCGGGCCGGGCTGGGTGAGCCGGCTGCTGCAACGGGCCGTCGTGCGGCTGTGGGCGGATGGCGCGCTGGACGCGCGCGCGGTGGCCTCGGCGTACGGGCGGCGCCGGGACGCGCTGATCGACGCGCTGGCGCGGCGCGGGGTCGCGGCCCATGGGCGCAGTGGACTCAACGTGTGGATTCCCGTGCCGGACGAGACCGGCGCGGTCGCCCGGCTGCTGCACGCCGGCTGGGCCGTAGCCCCCGGCGCGCGCTTCCGGATGAACGCCCCTTCCGGTATCCGGGTGACCGTCGCGACACTGACCCCGCAGGAGACGGGCCCGCTGGCGGACGCCATCGCCGAAGCTGTGCGACCGGCGCAGGCGCGGACCTACGTCTGA
- a CDS encoding pyridoxamine 5'-phosphate oxidase family protein, whose product MSGTTQDARDAAGTQDAQDAQDAIQAATPRGVDQSSPLPSADTYTSTDRTVPTRSPGRASYDKEAVHAILDEGYVCHLGFVRDGAPVVLPTLYGRVGERLYVHGSTGSRPLRMTGQADPGLPVCLTVTHVDALILARSAFHHSINYRSVVVHGIAHQVTDPDEKRMALDALVDHVVAGRSADSRPANAKELAATSVIRVDLAEVSAKVRTGGVNDEPEDLALPHWAGVVPLRKGYETPVADPELAPDTRLPAYLAAR is encoded by the coding sequence ATGTCGGGGACCACACAGGACGCACGGGACGCAGCGGGCACGCAGGACGCGCAGGACGCGCAGGACGCCATTCAGGCAGCGACACCGCGGGGAGTTGATCAGTCCTCCCCGCTACCCTCCGCCGACACCTACACCTCGACCGACCGCACGGTCCCCACCCGCTCCCCCGGCCGGGCGTCGTACGACAAGGAGGCGGTGCACGCGATCCTCGACGAGGGGTACGTCTGCCACCTCGGGTTCGTCCGGGACGGCGCGCCGGTCGTCCTGCCGACGTTGTACGGGCGGGTCGGTGAGCGCCTCTACGTGCACGGGTCGACGGGTTCGCGCCCGTTGCGGATGACGGGCCAGGCCGACCCGGGCCTTCCGGTGTGCCTGACGGTCACGCACGTGGACGCGCTGATCCTGGCCCGGTCCGCCTTCCACCACTCGATCAACTACCGCTCGGTGGTGGTCCACGGCATCGCCCACCAGGTGACGGACCCCGACGAGAAGCGCATGGCCCTGGACGCCCTGGTCGACCACGTCGTGGCAGGCCGCTCCGCGGACTCGCGGCCCGCCAACGCCAAGGAGCTGGCCGCCACCTCCGTGATCCGCGTCGACCTCGCCGAGGTCTCCGCCAAGGTGCGCACGGGCGGGGTGAACGACGAGCCGGAGGACCTCGCGCTCCCCCACTGGGCCGGCGTGGTCCCACTGCGCAAGGGCTACGAAACCCCGGTCGCCGACCCGGAGTTGGCCCCCGACACCCGGCTCCCGGCCTACCTCGCGGCTCGCTGA
- a CDS encoding FMN-binding negative transcriptional regulator: MLIHPWDAPRDDAEWQQWLSAHDFGQLSVNGLPGEAPYVQPLHFAYDADRAEAVTHLARPNPLWPALERNPVVLLSVVDDYTFVPGPWQAAPDGPSEHGTPTSFYSAVQLRCTAHVVDDPAEKAALLNRQVGHFQPEGGSARVAVGEEPFGRMLAGIRGIRLEVTDVRAKFKYAEKKPTEVQDRIAAGLAARGGPGDAEALTVQRRRRGL, encoded by the coding sequence ATGCTGATCCACCCCTGGGACGCGCCGCGCGACGACGCGGAATGGCAACAGTGGCTGTCCGCGCACGACTTCGGCCAGCTCTCCGTCAACGGTCTGCCGGGCGAGGCGCCGTACGTCCAGCCGCTGCACTTCGCGTACGACGCCGATCGCGCCGAGGCCGTCACCCATCTGGCTCGCCCGAACCCTCTCTGGCCCGCGCTGGAGAGGAACCCGGTCGTTTTGCTCAGTGTGGTCGACGACTACACGTTCGTCCCCGGACCCTGGCAGGCCGCGCCGGACGGTCCGTCCGAGCACGGGACGCCGACGAGCTTCTACTCGGCGGTCCAACTCCGCTGCACCGCCCACGTCGTGGACGACCCGGCGGAGAAGGCCGCCCTGCTCAACCGCCAGGTGGGCCACTTCCAGCCGGAAGGCGGCTCGGCGCGAGTGGCGGTGGGCGAGGAACCGTTCGGGCGGATGCTCGCCGGTATCCGTGGCATCAGGCTCGAAGTGACGGACGTACGGGCGAAGTTCAAGTACGCCGAGAAGAAGCCGACGGAGGTCCAGGACCGTATCGCGGCCGGGCTCGCGGCGCGGGGCGGCCCAGGGGACGCGGAAGCACTGACGGTTCAGCGGCGCAGGCGGGGGCTGTGA